A portion of the Corticium candelabrum chromosome 5, ooCorCand1.1, whole genome shotgun sequence genome contains these proteins:
- the LOC134180084 gene encoding uncharacterized protein LOC134180084, with the protein MDDLIRFLGMTVNGSIEDLYAVLHDLRCTDACHVLQKYVTGHSTSVKEQENYIVFDCVEKLPHAVTQRQDELAMVREGFDNLRSQLGEHSLHYVCITGHLASGKTELARQYVSWLLNRWRTDAETDGNNRYLAVILKSSSLEELESGLCCFCYQMGWPIVAETVGRINNKVRRISMLLENVGHVFLNSKEWILVLDDMQQSTWDAISPLLPRLGSDSWGNGNVLITTEKALGDTGDRMRVTEITPRIKHSNAVQLFTSLSGVADKSFAEKVSNLLDYHVAAIAIAAQYCRRFPEISPNQYISYLENEITKTEEDTVHELPRVLQASLKLMLSAAAEADDAFRSVIQLLSVTGPYLMPNKLLEEFVRQWRPKGMLPALLRFVQRKTVAGDMEDYQLFLRSRMPFDAKEADESISAISLHSSTRHVVNKIEEENDAETDRYKLWLSAIQSSVQCCDVVDLISGRNRRAQLRRLLLPHMLHMLSSSHYDASTAVETVGDAWLICAAGIEAMGGPCRIGHWTTVENKLEQQRDCIENALAVYDNLTGILPAKVIECHHFLSEIYEGLFQIDEARRHADMAVELSRAGQSTLRPTNVARALKILGRINLDMGNSEEAVTYLQESRRLFRRRRKNLQEASVVTLTARAYHDLGKNDVSQSLLKEANTLLARTNTTAVDETSLWIRSQILASLGRSYLEPDFTEAAKAIEFLEKSLDIRLRMYGYQHSMSALAMTALGRAYLVNQQHLVAKAKLERALEIQNLILYPGHPDKAMTMQVLGNVERRCENLSEAVRLLKQSLSMRQRVFGPSHHDVAFVETDLAVVLLEMSKTAEALTLLLDALKIKCNRFGERHIEMAIAYGCLRDAYQAMGDEKNAQRCKDLHSDIMQQIRNGTSNTSS; encoded by the exons ATGGATGATTTGATTCGATTTCTAGGAATGACGGTCAACGGTTCAATAGAAGATCTGTACGCCGTGCTTCACGATTTGAGATGTACAGATGCATGCCATGTACTGCAAAAATATGTAACAG GCCACAGCACGTCCGTGAAAGAACAAGAAAACTACATTGTATTT gaTTGCGTTGAGAAACTACCACACGCCGTCACACAGAGACAAGATGAGTTAGCGATGGTCAGAGAAGGATTTGACAATCTTCGGTCGCAGTTGGGTGAGCACAGTTTACACTACGTGTGCATTACTGGTCATCTAGCTTCTGGCAAGACAGAGTTGGCTCGACAGTATGTCAGCTGGTTGCTCAACAGGTGGAGAACAGACGCAGAAACAGATGGCAACAATCGATATTTGGCAGTCATACTGAAATCGAGTTCATTGGAGGAGTTGGAGTCGGGTCTTTGTTGCTTTTGCTACCAGATGGGATGGCCTATCGTTGCTGAGACGGTGGGACGCATAAATAACAAAGTCCGGAGAATCAGCATGTTGTTAGAGAACGTCGGTCACGTGTTTCTTAACAGTAAGGAGTGGATTCTAGTTCTCGATGATATGCAGCAGTCCACGTGGGATGCGATATCTCCACTGTTGCCTCGTCTCGGATCCGACTCTTGGGGCAACGGTAACGTCTTAATTACTACAGAGAAAGCACTTGGCGATACCGGAGACAGAATGAGAGTGACGGAAATAACTCCTAGGATAAAACACAGTAATGCTGTTCAGCTGTTTACTTCTCTATCGGGAGTAGCAGACAAATCGTTTGCAGAGAAGGTAAGCAACTTGCTAGATTATCACGTCGCGGCGATAGCCATTGCAGCGCAGTATTGTCGTCGATTTCCCGAGATATCACCCAATCAATATATCAGTTATCTGGAGAACGAAATCACGAAGACAGAAGAAGATACTGTTCACGAATTACCGCGAGTTCTCCAAGCGTCGTTGAAGCTAATGCTGTCGGCAGCGGCTGAAGCGGACGACGCGTTTCGGTCCGTTATACAGTTGTTGTCGGTTACCGGTCCGTATTTGATGCCCAACAAGCTACTTGAAGAGTTTGTGCGTCAGTGGCGTCCAAAGGGCATGCTACCGGCCTTGCTGCGATTCGTTCAACGTAAAACGGTGGCCGGCGACATGGAAGACTACCAACTGTTTCTACGGTCTCGTATGCCTTTTGATGCTAAAGAAGCGGACGAGTCGATTAGCGCCATATCTCTGCATTCGTCGACTCGCCATGTCGTGAACAAAATCGAAGAAGAAAACGATGCAGAGACCGATCGGTACAAACTCTGGCTGTCGGCAATTCAGTCATCGGTTCAGTGCTGCGATGTAGTCGATCTGATATCGGGTCGAAATAGGCGCGCCCAACTGCGCAGACTCCTTCTCCCGCACATGCTACACATGCTCTCATCGAGTCATTACGACGCGTCCACTGCAGTAGAAACCGTGGGAGATGCATGGCTCATATGCGCGGCAGGAATCGAGGCTATGGGAGGGCCGTGTAGAATCGGTCACTGGACGACGGTCGAAAACAAATTGGAACAACAACGAGATTGCATCGAGAACGCGCTGGCAGTCTACGACAATCTGACCGGTATACTTCCGGCTAAAGTAATCGAATGTCACCATTTTCTGAGCGAGATCTACGAGGGGTTGTTCCAGATCGACGAGGCTAGAAGGCACGCTGATATGGCCGTAGAACTGAGCAGAGCCGGTCAGAGCACGCTGCGCCCTACCAACGTCGCTCGGGCGCTGAAAATACTGGGACGGATCAATTTGGACATGGGAAACAGCGAAGAGGCCGTCACGTACCTTCAAGAGAGCAGACGGCTGTTTCGACGACGACGGAAAAACCTTCAAGAGGCATCCGTCGTCACACTCACGGCCCGTGCTTATCACGACTTAGGAAAAAATGATGTATCCCAGTCTCTTCTCAAAGAGGCGAATACATTGCTAGCTAGAACTAACACAACGGCAGTCGACGAGACTTCGCTTTGGATTCGCTCTCAAATTCTTGCCAGTCTCGGACGATCCTACTTGGAACCGGATTTCACCGAGGCTGCCAAAGCCATCGAATTTTTAGAAAAGAGTCTCGACATCCGACTGCGCATGTACGGATATCAACACTCGATGTCAGCATTGGCAATGACCGCGCTAGGCAGAGCATATTTAGTAAACCAACAGCATCTCGTTGCTAAAGCGAAACTCGAGAGAGCGCTCGAGATTCAAAACCTCATTCTTTATCCGGGCCATCCCGACAAGGCAATGACGATGCAAGTGTTGGGCAACGTCGAACGGAGATGCGAGAACTTGTCCGAGGCGGTTCGCCTTCTCAAGCAGAGTCTGTCGATGCGACAGCGGGTCTTCGGTCCGTCTCATCACGATGTGGCGTTCGTCGAGACCGATCTGGCCGTCGTTCTACTGGAGATGTCAAAAACGGCGGAGGCTCTTACCCTGTTGCTAGACGCACTCAAAATTAAGTGTAATCGTTTCGGAGAGCGTCACATCGAAATGGCCATCGCGTACGGTTGTCTGCGAGATGCGTATCAAGCGATGGGAGACGAAAAGAATGCACAACGGTGTAAAGACTTGCATTCAGACATCATGCAACAGATAAGAAACGGAACGAGTAACACCTCGTCATAA
- the LOC134180269 gene encoding probable UDP-sugar transporter protein SLC35A4, producing the protein MVYQSSWRFLIFSLSVALYGSHVVLINLSKDDNDRVTFNSATVVLMIEFGKFISSLLAYLMELLWMPEKSTSRQMWQRVAPLFDVASWIPYVVPAALYSVNNNLVVHIQHYTDPATFQVLSNMKIPTTALLYRLLTGRKIPRNKQVALLFLTIVGMSCSYSGIQAEKEITAAKGYEDTHRQESMRQHLSLLGLLLILIYSLVSGFAGVSIEMIMKRRAHINIKVQNVHLASFGIMINLLMYLTTADAELSFFSGYNIWTALIIVTQIANGMIISFVLKHLGNLTRLLIISCSAVVTTFVSHFLFELSLDLYFNLAVCLLFPTLYLYGKD; encoded by the exons ATGGTTTACCAGAGCTCTTGGCGTTTCCTGATATTTTCTCTGAG TGTCgctctgtatggctctcacgTCGTTCTCATCAATCTATCGAAGGACGACAACGACCGTGTTACATTCAACTCGGCTACCGTCGTCTTGATGATCGAATTCGGCAAG TTTATCTCTTCTCTGCTGGCGTATTTGATGGAGTTGTTATGGATGCCGGAAAAGTCGACGTCCAGACAGATGTGGCAGCGTGTAGCACCTCTGTTTGATGTTGCCAGTTGGATTCCTTATGTTGTCCCGGCTGCTCTTTACTCTGTCAATAACAACCTTGTTGTACACATTCAGCATTACACTGATCCGGCGACCTTTCAG GTTCTCAGTAATATGAAGATCCCGACGACTGCTTTGCTCTACAGACTGTTGACTGGACG GAAGATACCTCGCAATAAACAGGTCGCTCTTCTATTTTTGACTATTGTAGGAATGAGCTGcag ttACTCTGGTATCCAGGCTGAAAAGGAGATAACCGCTGCTAAAGGATACGAGGACACACATCGGCAGGAATCAATGAGGCAACATCTTTCTCTTCTAGGTCTGCTCCTAATTTTGATCTATTCATTGGTGTCTGGATTTGCTGGCGTATCCATAG AGATGATAATGAAGAGGAGAGCTCAT ATAAATATTAAAGTTCAAAATGTTCATCTTGCCTCTTTCGGGATCATGATCAACCTATTGATGTATCTGACAACTGCTGATGCAG AGTTGTCGTTCTTCAGTGGCTATAACATTTGGACTGCCTTGATTATAGTAACACAG ATTGCCAATGGAATGATCATCTCATTTGTGTTGAAGCATTTGGGCAATTTGACTCGATTGCTCATTATTTCGTGTTCAGCAGTGGTCACAACATTTGTGTCCCATTTTCTATTTGAATTGTCTCTAGATCTCTACTTTAATCTCGCCGTTTGTCTATTATTTCCTACATTGTATCTTTATGGAAAAGACTGA
- the LOC134179656 gene encoding uncharacterized protein LOC134179656 has protein sequence MYSYCCLYSLVWSRETTFKFNVYTFTVPEYNRRFCKLVFFVQKCSRESGDDHVIELVMAAGGDDVWERSVMKKLPQLVKALRPSLLLDHLRASELLASEEYRRLQAMTTEEERSRELLHNYLPTKGKTAYSKFCNVLSEVEGQTHVLTEILQERSRPRPAKRKLSPQRSSVDFRQTRSRAAKISKPSDKRATFVFKSEYEAIVKPRENALRKVCQNLFGTDPNEVKFVYGGSGNIEDSRPCHCDAEVKLLSLVIYGVAAEKVREMRDHLIDCVMTFLRKEKVVVDRNDVEFLEAAESSAFVVLRMPFSVYFPLLCIFAEPGKEHQFGSILQTLFPDMTKAMLCVGGLPFILLQGERPSQTTSAGMEVSELPSEQKTASDYEQSLTTSQHTTKVVAGFKLERSDHHRERFEMLPPIARDIAIILQRMKLASVI, from the exons ATGTATTCGTACTGTTGTCTCTACAGTCTCGTGTGGTCAAGGGAGACTACATTTAAATTTAATGTCTACACGTTTACTGTACCAGAGTACAATCGCAGATTTTGTAAATTAGTATTCTTTGTACAAAAATGCAGTAGGGAGTCAGGTGATGATCACGTGATCGAACTAGTTATGGCCGCAGGTGGAGACGACGTCTGGGAAAGGAGTGTAATGAAGAAACTTCCACAATTAGTTAAAGCCTTACGTCCAAGCCTTCTGTTAGATCATCTACGTGCTAGTGAACTGCTTGCTTCTGAAGAGTACCGTAGACTACAGGCAATGACGACAGAAGAAGAACGGTCGCGTGAGCTTCTCCACAATTATCTTCCAACTAAAGGAAAAACAGCATACTCTAAATTCTGCAACGTTCTGAGTGAAGTAGAAGGCCAAACGCATGTTCTAACAGAAATACTACAAGAGAGAAGTCGTCCTAGGCCTGCCAAGCGCAAACTGTCACCTCAACGGTCATCTGTCGATTTCAGACAAACTCGGTCTCGAGCAGCCAAGATCAGCAAACCATCCGACAAAAGGGCAACGTTTGTCTTCAAATCTGAGTATGAAGCAATAGTTAAACCTCGAGAAAATGCTCTTAGAAAAGTATGCCAGAATCTGTTTGGCACCGACCCAAACGAAGTGAAGTTCGTGTATGGTGGAAGTGGAAACATTGAAGACAGCCGTCCATGTCACTGCGACGCCGAGGTGAAGCTACTAAGTCTGGTGATTTATGGAGTGGCGGCAGAGAAGGTGCGAGAGATGCGAGATCATTTGATCGATTGTGTAATGACATTTTTGAGGAAAGAGAAAGTAGTAGTGGATCGTAACGACGTTGAATTTCTGGAAGCGGCAGAGAGCTCGGCATTCGTTGTACTGCGCATGCCCTTTAGTGTCTACTTTCCTCTACtgtgcatctttgcagaaccAGGTAAAGAGCACCAATTTGGTAGCATACTTCAAACTCTCTTTCCTGATATGACAAAGGCAATGCTTTGTGTGGGAGGCTTGCCTTTCATTCTCCTACAAGGTGAACGTCCAAGTCAAACAACGTCTGCTGGTATGGAAGTATCGGAACTACCTAGTGAGCAGAAGACAGCAAGTGATTACGAGCAGTCTCTTACGACTTCTCAGCATACGACCAAAGTAGTTGCAGGTTTCAAGCTTGAACGAAGTGATCACCACAGGGAGCGTTTTGAGATGCTGCCTCCTATAGCACGAGACATTGCAATCA TACTGCAAAGAATGAAACTTGCCAGCGTTATTTGA